From one Motacilla alba alba isolate MOTALB_02 chromosome 8, Motacilla_alba_V1.0_pri, whole genome shotgun sequence genomic stretch:
- the ZNF648 gene encoding zinc finger protein 648, with amino-acid sequence MDVSENNICDTGGKSSNYPRRATKQVGHSCRPQKEVDINYSCSPGNSAGPPRKQDLQCGDKETFDTYCQKQGESPAGDFPPSSTSFHLQREDEDLDHCSSEHPRKPRTIMKLREENGSAALGDGLGEELEPVPEEALPYRWKNCGSSFRAVSELQEHRRAHLLENSYRCPVCAKCFSRAANLRMHKLIHSSERPHKCPECDKGFIRTADVWRHLRNVHKIERSMVILANGMARNPWSVVHHSQQHNVECPDQACPANPKSQEDDFKPYACPTCGKGFDKPNLLSKHKVIHREDKPYKCQECGMAFVQLLRLKRHQQTHSGARPFYCEECGGTFTRLASLQRHHRIHTGEKPYSCNFCGHSFTESGTLRRHERTHKSDKP; translated from the coding sequence ATGGATGTGAGTGAGAATAACATTTGTGACACTGGGGGGAAGAGTTCAAATTATCCCAGGAGGGCCACGAAGCAGGTAGGCCACAGCTGTAGGCCACAGAAGGAGGTAGACATTAATTACTCCTGCAGTCCTGGAAACTCTGCTGGACCCCCAAGAAAGCAGGACCTGCAGTGTGGAGACAAAGAAACCTTTGACACCTACTGCCAGAAACAAGGTGAGAGCCCAGCTGGGGATTTTCCCCCCTCCAGCACCAGCTTCCACCTGCAGAGAGAAGATGAGGATTTAGATCACTGTTCTTCTGAGCACCCCAGGAAACCACGGACGATAATGAAACTCCGTGAGGAGAACGGAAGCGCTGCTCTTGGAGATGGGCttggtgaggagctggagcccGTCCCTGAGGAAGCTCTGCCCTATCGATGGAAGAATTGTGGCTCCTCTTTCCGCGCCGTGAGcgagctgcaggagcacaggcgAGCTCACCTGCTGGAGAACTCCTACCGCTGTCCCGTCTGCGCCAAATGCTTCTCCCGCGCCGCCAACCTGCGCATGCACAAGCTCATCCATTCCAGTGAGAGGCCGCACAAGTGCCCGGAGTGTGACAAGGGCTTCATCCGCACGGCCGACGTCTGGAGGCACCTGCGCAACGTGCACAAGATTGAGCGCTCCATGGTGATCCTGGCCAACGGCATGGCTAGGAACCCCTGGTCTGTGGTgcaccacagccagcagcacaatGTTGAGTGCCCAGATCAGGCTTGTCCTGCAAACCCAAAGTCTCAGGAGGACGACTTCAAACCTTATGCCTGCCCAACGTGCGGTAAAGGCTTCGATAAGCCCAACCTGCTGTCCAAGCACAAGGTGATCCATCGGGAGGACAAGCCCTACAAGTGTCAGGAGTGTGGCATGGCGTTTGTGCAGCTGCTCAGGCTCAAGAGACACCAGCAGACTCACTCCGGGGCACGGCCCTTCTACTGCGAGGAGTGTGGAGGGACTTTCACCCGGCTGGCATCGCTGCAGCGCCATCACCGCATCCACACCGGAGAGAAGCCCTACTCCTGTAATTTCTGTGGGCATTCCTTCACCGAGTCAGGGACCCTACGGAGGCACGAGCGCACTCACAAGTCGGACAAACCTTAA